The DNA segment ATAGGATGGTGAGGTTACTTTCAAATGTATCGAACACTTCACATTGTGAAGTGGTAGAACTTTTGATGGTCAAGAAGCCTCAACCTATGTGCTTGTATTAAAATTGGCATATATAACTACTAAAGTAATTTAACAAGTATGGTATATATGAAACTAACAGaacttgttttcattttttgatagAATATAAGATTCAACTTTATCACCCATGGGTTATCTGTAATATaagataacaataaatatttttatgttaatatctTGTGTTGTAAAGCTTTTCCAACATATCAAACACTTCACATTATCACTCTGGAATGAATTTAATAGATGGATTACAAACCATTCATTTGTCTTTGGTAGCTTGAAATGAATTCTAGTTACGTTGTAGCAACCTCACGTACATTCAGGGGTAAATTTAGTCTTTTGGCCTGATCTGAGTCTTTCAAGAGGTTTAACTGTGTTGAATTGccaaagtcaaagaaaagtcAAACTTGTGGGATGCTCGTCCTTCTAAGTTGGCAGTTTCAAATCATGCTCGAGCGATTTTTGTGTTGCACATCTTGGGGAATGTTTGTCCTATTTTAAGGGACGACCATCCTAAACATGTTTTCCAGTGGTTATAAAACTTCTCTTAGTGTTGCATTTAAAGTTACACATTCTAACCTTGAACTCGCTTTTCATTGAGGGAGCAGTGAGGATTGAGAGTTGTCGGAGTAGAGGAACGTTGCCAGATTCTTGCCACTTAAAGGCTAAACACCATCAAAGGAGAGGTAGGTGCACTTTCCCTTTTCTCTAGTTATTTTTGGCACATTaggattaaatatataatctgtatatgtagattttttttactATTGCATGTCAATATGCGTAATGCAATATAATGGCataaaatcttgaaaatgtGATGATTAGTTTGAAGAGTAATACACTTATTCTTTGACTTCATATGATTTCTATTTGATGATAGTTGTTGAAGGATGAGCTAATGAGTGGGAAAGgtaatgaagttttaggatgaGTTTGGGTGGTTAGGTTGTTGAATTGCCACCAAAACTAGCACAGTTTTGAAAGAGGTAGTGGTAGAGGAAGGCcaatgaaaagattttttgtcCTTTGTGCTATGTTAAGGAATGCAAAAGATGTTTGGGACGTCCATTCCTATCTGATTCAAATAAGAGACATTCGAGACATTCACTCTGATAGTATTTGAGTTATAAGAGGTGTCTGGAACGTCCACTTGGCAAGTGTTCAAGACGCTAAATtatgtggatatatatatatagggggagaaagagaaagagagttcGACTGTCAAGGGGTATTTTAGAAATGCTCAGTTGATTGTGTGCTTATTAGGTGAattatcactcatgtgttttgCTTTAGCTTGCAACTAGACGAGAGGGTGGGATAGGCGAGGAGACTAGCGGATCGGCTTGGTGAGGACACAACCACCATTGCAaatgttttatttcatttatttatttagttaaatcGTTTTGGGGATTGTTTTGATACATTATTATGGTTTTATAAATTATGGAGTTCAGTTGGTTATCTAGCACCGTATGACATATTTggactttatattttattttaataaaatcattgagATACTTCATGAAATTGTTTTTCTAATAATGCATATGTATGAAAATCTTTCTTGCATACGTGACATGTCATCCTAATGAATTACTCCTAGGGGCATGATAGGGAGATGAGGTGTTACATAACCCTCATTTAGAATAATGTATTTTACTCCTTTCAAATCTTTGATCTCTAAACACAACTAtctatgaagaaaaatataaatatcatattgcTCTGCAACTTCTGTGGAAATTATTCTCATAACATGCATAAtgtgcagaaaaaaaaaatccattgaTCTTAAACAACTTTGTATTTCAACATTGATTTGAACTAAATAATATTGCTGTGTAGAGATTCTAACACAGCAGTCTCTTTAAGAGATTCTACAGTTTTATATGCTGCAACTTTTCTCACTATGTTTATCTTATCATTGATCTTTGATTTGTTTTGAACAGAAAGTGTTTGCTCTAACTAGATTATATTGTTATTAACAAACTATCAATACGATGCATCAATTCTCTCAAAGCTCACATTATTTCTCAACTTCCATGCCCTATTCTCCGGTCtagattgaaataaaaaaacgaaGTTAactgaaaatagaaaattaaataagattatGTTACAGCatacaacaaatataaaaattagctGAATATTTTGTTAGAGATTAATGTCACAAGTTTATTCACTGCACTATAAAATGGCTCATAGAGAAGTAAGATTTCATATcacaattacattttttaatcatCAATAAGAGTGTAGCAGAAAAAACAGACAAGAATAAAAGAATTATGACGAAAGACATGGCGAAATTCATAGTGGCGAAGTTCATCTTGGCATTGCTTGTGTCAACAACTAAAGCTCTGTCGATTTTTGATGTAACAAAAGAAGGTGCGAAGACTGGAGCTGATATCAACCAGGTAATTACATTTCTAATACAATCCAAAATATGTTTGATTAAGAATTAATTAtctcatttaaattttcattacaaTTGTCTTAGGCTTTAACCAATTCATGGAACAAAGCATGTGTGTCAAATATTCCGAGTAAAGTGCTTATTCCAAAAGGGATATTCTTATTAAGTCCAGTGACTTTAGAAGGTCCATGTAAAGCTGCTATTGAGGTTGAGGTTCAAGGCACCCTTAAAGCCCTAACCAATAGCAAAGTGACAAAGGATGGTAGTTGGATCACTTTCCAACGTATCGAACACTTCACATTGTCAGGTGGTGGAACTTTTGACGGTCAAGGAGCCAAAGGATGGGGTACTTGTGGCAATAGTTTTTGCAAACAACTTCCCATCGTAAGTTTTTCAATCAGTCATATCTATCATGTTTAAGTTATTAATGTGTGGTATATATGAAACTAACATAACTTTTTTTCATCGTTTGACAGAATATAAGGTTCGACTTCATCATCAAGGGTTTTGTccataatataaaatcattgaaCAGCAAACAGTTTCATATGAACGTCTTGGGTTGCAATGACTTAACTTTTCAACGCGTTGACATTATTGCACCAGCTGATAGCCACAACACTGACGGAATTCACATTGGCAGATCTAGtggaattaaaataatagattCAGACATCAGAACAGGTGATGATTGTGTCTCCATTGGCGATGGTAGCAAAAATATATCAGTTACCAATGTTAAATGCGGGCCTGGTCATGGTATCAGTATAGGAAGcttaggaaaatttgagaaagaagaaCCAGTGTTTGGAATCACTGTCAAGAATTGCACTTTAACTAATACCGACAATGGTGTTAGAATAAAAACTTGGCCAGCTTCTACTGTTAACTCTGCATCTATGATTCATTTCGAGGACATTAACATGGTTAATGTCAGCAATCCTATCCTCATAGATCAAGTATACTGTCCATGGAATCAATGCAATGCAAAGGTTCCATCACGTGTTAAGCTTAGTAATATCAGCTTCAAGAGAATTCGGGGCACTTCTGCAACACCTGTTGCTATGAAGCTTGTTTGTAGCAGTGGTATGCCATGTCAAGGTGTGGAGGTTGCTGATATTCAACTTAAATACATTGGAAAAGAAGCAGCAATATCTGAATGTGAAAACGTCAAACCCAGGATTTCTGGTGCGGTGAACCCGCCCGCATGCAGTAGCAAAGcttaatttcatttcaaatatttatggACCATATTATTCTATACTTCTGTtcacatttatatattcatggcTAGATGGGCTGATGTATTCAATAATTTACACagtaatgaaattaatttcactattttCATGGCAAACAAATATGCTCAGTCCCATATTTAATTGTCTTCTTAACCTTATTTACATGTGGGTGGATTTACAGATTTGGCACTAAATCGGTTAGCAGATTCATATAATTTGTGTGAAAAGCAAGTTCAATGTTTTcttatacaatttaattatttgttaatcaaccttgatttatatatttgtttttctttgacCTTTAATAcctccaaaagaaaaaaaaaaatataccttTGATGAATTATAAAACTTGTAAAGTGCCGAATTACAATGTATTTAAGAATTTTTCTTATGTAAGGATAAATTAATTAACCTGCAAATAATGGAACCAAGAAGCCTTGATAACAAAGATAAGGCCAAAATCTATTCAAGAGAGAGAACATATCATTCACTTATAGATTTGGCATTTCtcattatcttttattcttattaCACATTAACCTTATGCTATCATATTTTAGATAGTATATATCTTCACAAATCTCAAGTGGCTTGTGCCCGAACTATATGAAATCAGTCTTATGCAGTAAGCATTTCTTGTATGAATTGATATGAACCTGTCTGCTATTAATTCTGTGAATTATTTGGTTCTGTTTCCACTGGTTGAGCTCTACATGTGCTTACATCTTGATTCATTTTGAGTACAAACCCTTCAAATTCTTATTACCAAGAATATTTTAAACTCTTTATCaccacaaaaaataatatttatatatcttataatacggTCAAGGTGCATGTTATAAATTCTGTCAGCATGACTGTAAGAGAAATATTCAAGGAGCACACCTTCATCACTCTTAGACTTAAATTTTCGAAGGTTTTCTTTAACACATCACatttgcacaaaaaaaaaaaaaaaaagaaaaattgaacttCTTACCTTTCCATAGTGTTGGGGGACAAACTCTAAATCTAATTgtgtaaattaattaagtcaTTCAATCCTAGAAAATATCAATTGTGtgcaacaaataaacaaatcagtcataaacaaaaatacaagATTTACGTGGAAAACCCTTGAGTGTAGAGATAAAAAAACCACAGGTCAAATTCTGAATAAAATCCACTATCAAGAAAAATTTGATGCAATTTCTCTCAAGTTTGTTGTGAACTTGAGATCAATAGTTatgaaatatctaaattatttttctagcCAAAACCTTATAATATTTTGTGATTATATATCAATACAAGAgaaataacttttcaaataattcttgaaataaaCTTTGATGATCATGATAAACCTAGTGATAAATCAAAGACCAAGGAAAAATTTGACATTCTATCTAATCTGCATAGGCAAGAAAAATGAATTCTTTGATGTGTTATTCTTGCTTTATCTTTGTGcctcaaaaatctaaaatagacatattatatctttttatagCAAGGGCGTCaaagtaaatttattattattatttaattatgtgggTTGGACCTTTGAGCCCATTAAGCCAATAATCTTCCCCTCCAACCCATAGGAAAAATGTTAGCTTCTCTATATCACTTAGAGCTTTATCATGTCATCTTGATGTAAAATTGGTGCTTGTCTTGGGTCATTACTTTAGTTAGCATGTTAGCTAGATTTTAATTAGTGTGaatctttttcaataaaatctttCGATTGttcatcattttataaattcaatagtATCTCACATCAATATACTTGTTGCAACTATGGTATGTAGCATTCTTGTTCAAATCTAAAACACTCTAGCTATCACAATTAACCACATACTCATCTTgcttcaaactcaatttttggagaaatcttttcaaccaaaacatCTCTTAACTTGTTTTACTTGCAACAATATACTTAGTTTCAATTGTATACAAGGAAACACACTTTGGCTATCTAGAATGATGTGACACAACTCCCTCTACAAATGTAAACACAAAAGTTGATTTTCTACTATCAAAGTCACCTACCATATATGCATCAATATACCCtttcaaaattagttttgagcCACAAAACACAAGCACATCTTAACGCTACTTCTCAAGTATCTAAGATCCACTTCACAACTTTCCAATGATCAATCTTTCCTTGGGTCAAAAAGATACTTGCTAGCTACACCAATTGCATGAGCTTTATTTGGTTAGGTTCAAATCATAGTATACATTAAACTTCTAGCTGTAGAAGAGTAAGAAATAACTATCATTTGTTCTTTCTCTTCCTTGTTAGAAAGACAAGACTTTTCTTGAAACTTAAAATGATTAGCCAAAGGTGTGCTAACTAGTTTAACACTCTTCATATTAAATCCATCTAGTTACTGCTTAACATACTTTTTTTGTGACAACCATAACTCTTAGCTTTCCTATCATGAGTAATTTGTATGCCTAAAATCTGTTATGCTTGGCCTAGATCCTTCATGTCAAAGGAActgaaaacttattttttaaacctcCAATTAACTTAGTGTAATGCCTTATTATTAACACATCATCCACATAGAGTAAAAGAATCACAAATTTAGCATTAAGGAACAAAATGAAATACACACAATGATTTGCCTCAATTTAGATATACCTGTCACTCACCATAAAAGAGTCAACCTTCTTGTACCAGTGCCTAGGAGCTTGTTTTAAGTCATACAAGCTCTTCTTCAACCTAGAAGCTATGTTTCATTTTCCTTTAACTTCAAACTCTTCTGGTTGCTCTACATATATTTCTTTGTCTAAATCACCAAGGAGAAAGATAGTTTTTACATCTAATTGATCAAGTTTAAGATCAAAACTTGTCAAACCAAGAATCACACAATGGAGCTTATTTTCACAACAGGggaaaaaatttcatcaaaattaatcCCTTTCTTCTAATTAAAACCTTTCACCACTAAATGAGCTTTATGCTTGATAACTTTGTCACCATTTTTCTTCAACTTAGACACCCATTTATTTTCAAGGACTTCTTACCTTAGGAGATTCAACCAACTCATAGGTATTATTCTTTTTCAGAGAATTcatctcttcatctcttcatcCATTGAATTCTTTCCCTATGACTCTAAACATCTTCGAAACTTTCTAGCTCTCCCTCTTTAGTAAGAGTGATATACTTAAAATTGAGATATTTAGTGAATGAAATATGCCCCCTAAGAGATCTTCTTAGGGAAGGACATCTGTTCCTACTCAACACCCTCTACTTGTGCATTGTCCTcaccaaaaatatataaggaATGACCTTATTATCAAACTTCTGTCTTTGTTCCTTAGGTACATGCACAAAGGTTTTGCAACCAAAAACCTTCAAATGAGAATAACTAACATCTTTCCCAATCCATACTTCCTCAATAATATCATTCTCCAAAGGAACTAATGGAGATCTATTTATCATGTAACAAACAATGTAGAGGTCCTCTCCCAAAAATGGCTTAAGCAGATTTGCCATCTTGAGCAAGGATTTGACATTCTTAGTAATGgttatattcattttcttagccacaccattatgttgtgggGTGTTATGAACTGTCTTCCCATGCTTAATGTCATGTTGTGAATAATAGTTCTCAAACACCTTTTATATGTATTCACCTTCATTGTCAGTGTGAAGATACTTCAAGGATTTACCCATTTCCCTTTTTACCATA comes from the Mangifera indica cultivar Alphonso unplaced genomic scaffold, CATAS_Mindica_2.1 Un_0002, whole genome shotgun sequence genome and includes:
- the LOC123205245 gene encoding exopolygalacturonase-like; this encodes MAKFIVAKFILALLVSTTKALSIFDVTKEGAKTGADINQALTNSWNKACVSNIPSKVLIPKGIFLLSPVTLEGPCKAAIEVEVQGTLKALTNSKVTKDGSWITFQRIEHFTLSGGGTFDGQGAKGWGTCGNSFCKQLPINIRFDFIIKGFVHNIKSLNSKQFHMNVLGCNDLTFQRVDIIAPADSHNTDGIHIGRSSGIKIIDSDIRTGDDCVSIGDGSKNISVTNVKCGPGHGISIGSLGKFEKEEPVFGITVKNCTLTNTDNGVRIKTWPASTVNSASMIHFEDINMVNVSNPILIDQVYCPWNQCNAKVPSRVKLSNISFKRIRGTSATPVAMKLVCSSGMPCQGVEVADIQLKYIGKEAAISECENVKPRISGAVNPPACSSKA